A region of Paenibacillus sp. JNUCC-31 DNA encodes the following proteins:
- a CDS encoding cache domain-containing sensor histidine kinase: MFFSLKSRLIAFIVVLFVLCFGTLSFLLFKESRTVIRSYIESSALEKMEEYGSYVDMVQMQIYDAASLVFNSDIAKNWDNAMSDPNLPEGEKMLVNLAMSRFLTQATNSYTSISDVSIYRRNGLRIGSENQVATDPLFLQESWYKNFFISGNHWLPAHTDQHENIRDHGNPVVSLLMPLGTFHHATAQNVMKINVSESYFLEPLNRIHLAESSTMFLLGEQGSPILSQQTNQLGAGALAEIDHIRNNSLKSGVVYLNNDEGQRDILVYKKLGRTGWMLAGLAPEKELYSSLHKLQSTILVVTIVLIIVSLLAAAWLSYGVTKPLTRLVLAMRQVQRGAFDQAESLLPPDKNVKSEVSYVISTFRYMISRLRKHIQNEFELKLLRQQAEYKALLMQINPHFMFNTLELVSSLAMQRRTDDTVQVIEDLGKMMRFSMNTSDDRVELTEELTYIRHYISILQTRFGHKLDITLTQEGRMNSLVIIKFILQPLIENAVKYSFQHKTTAEVHIRISRRNNRLHFNISDNGPGIPTEIIQKIHDPVEPSQLEPLLRSQSWHIGLGNVVARCRLHYGALFAIQIKNGEQNGTSMELILPAQEEYDVQRIDRR, from the coding sequence ATGTTTTTCTCATTAAAAAGCCGCTTGATTGCCTTTATCGTTGTGCTCTTCGTTCTCTGTTTTGGCACGCTCTCCTTCCTACTCTTTAAGGAGTCACGTACCGTAATCCGCTCTTACATTGAATCCTCTGCTCTTGAGAAGATGGAGGAATACGGCTCCTATGTCGATATGGTTCAAATGCAGATCTATGATGCAGCCTCTCTTGTTTTCAACAGCGATATCGCCAAGAACTGGGATAACGCGATGAGTGACCCCAACCTTCCTGAAGGGGAAAAGATGCTTGTCAATCTGGCGATGAGCCGATTTCTAACCCAGGCTACGAACAGCTACACCAGTATCTCCGATGTATCCATCTATCGACGAAATGGGCTGCGGATTGGCAGTGAGAATCAAGTAGCGACTGACCCTCTCTTTTTGCAAGAATCATGGTACAAAAACTTCTTCATCTCTGGAAACCACTGGCTGCCAGCACATACCGATCAACATGAAAACATAAGGGATCACGGCAATCCGGTAGTCAGTCTGCTGATGCCCCTCGGGACCTTTCACCATGCTACAGCCCAGAATGTAATGAAAATTAATGTCAGCGAATCTTACTTTCTCGAACCGCTTAATCGAATCCATCTGGCCGAGAGCAGCACTATGTTTCTACTGGGCGAACAAGGAAGCCCTATCCTTTCCCAGCAGACCAATCAGCTTGGTGCCGGAGCTTTAGCAGAAATCGATCACATTCGAAACAACTCGCTCAAATCGGGTGTGGTGTACCTGAACAACGATGAAGGACAGCGTGACATTCTGGTATACAAAAAGTTGGGGCGTACGGGCTGGATGCTGGCTGGTCTGGCACCGGAAAAAGAGCTGTATTCCTCACTTCATAAGCTCCAAAGTACCATTCTGGTGGTCACCATTGTTCTAATTATCGTCTCTTTGTTGGCCGCTGCATGGCTCTCTTATGGCGTCACCAAACCTTTAACTCGACTGGTACTAGCCATGAGACAGGTACAGCGCGGTGCATTCGATCAGGCAGAGTCCCTTCTTCCCCCGGACAAAAATGTAAAAAGTGAAGTCAGTTACGTCATCTCCACTTTCCGCTACATGATCAGCCGATTACGTAAGCATATCCAGAACGAGTTCGAGTTGAAGCTGCTCCGCCAGCAAGCGGAGTATAAAGCGCTGCTCATGCAGATTAATCCCCATTTTATGTTTAATACACTGGAACTGGTCAGCAGTCTCGCTATGCAGCGCCGAACAGATGATACGGTACAGGTTATTGAGGACCTGGGCAAAATGATGCGATTCTCCATGAATACAAGTGACGACAGAGTAGAGCTTACAGAGGAACTGACTTATATCCGCCACTATATCTCCATTCTGCAAACCCGTTTCGGTCATAAGCTGGACATTACTCTTACACAGGAAGGCAGGATGAATTCCCTGGTCATCATCAAATTTATTCTTCAGCCGCTGATTGAGAATGCCGTCAAATACAGCTTCCAGCATAAGACGACAGCAGAGGTACACATCCGGATCTCCAGACGAAATAACCGCCTTCATTTCAACATTTCAGACAATGGGCCCGGGATTCCAACCGAAATCATCCAGAAAATTCATGATCCTGTTGAACCATCTCAGCTGGAACCTTTATTGCGAAGCCAAAGCTGGCACATTGGACTCGGAAATGTGGTTGCACGCTGCCGTTTGCATTACGGTGCCCTGTTTGCGATTCAGATCAAGAACGGAGAACAAAACGGCACAAGTATGGAACTGATTCTACCCGCACAGGAGGAATATGATGTACAACGTATTGATCGCAGATGA
- a CDS encoding Gfo/Idh/MocA family oxidoreductase produces the protein MGNKKRYVLVGTGGRAEFFYGALAQNFRETSELAAFCDINQTRMNYANQLLREKYKYNEVPTYTADQFDQMIENEKPDFVIVTSIDRTHHKYIIRAMELGCDVVTEKPMTIDEHKCQDILDAVKRTGQNIRVTFNYRYAPHHTKIRELIQNDTIGKVTSVHFEWLLNTRHGADYFRRWHRDKRNSGGLLVHKSTHHFDLVNFWIGSQPETVFAFGDLMYYGRENAEERGITQFYTRATGNPLAQEDPFALHLDSDAHLKAMYLDAEPEDGYQRDQSVFGDGINIEDTMGVLVQYQNKAILTYSLVAYQPWEGYRIAINGTKGRIEMNIVEQSYVNSLGDKNLEGALIGKTLRVLPMFDAPYEVQVEEKEGGHGGGDPVLLNDLFGEPAEDPYHRAANQLDGARSILTGIAANRAIATGLPVRINNLVRF, from the coding sequence ATGGGTAACAAAAAACGCTACGTATTGGTCGGAACAGGCGGCCGTGCTGAATTTTTCTATGGAGCATTAGCCCAAAATTTCAGAGAAACATCCGAACTCGCAGCTTTTTGTGATATTAACCAGACCCGCATGAATTACGCCAATCAGCTGCTGAGGGAAAAATATAAATACAATGAGGTCCCTACCTATACTGCAGATCAGTTCGACCAGATGATTGAGAACGAGAAGCCGGACTTCGTCATTGTTACCAGCATTGACCGCACCCACCATAAATACATCATTCGGGCAATGGAGCTTGGTTGTGATGTTGTGACCGAGAAGCCGATGACCATCGATGAGCACAAATGTCAGGATATTCTAGATGCTGTCAAGCGGACTGGACAAAATATACGCGTCACCTTTAACTACCGTTACGCACCGCACCATACCAAGATACGGGAACTGATTCAGAATGACACCATCGGGAAAGTGACTTCGGTCCACTTCGAATGGCTGCTGAATACCCGTCACGGTGCAGATTACTTCCGCCGGTGGCACCGGGACAAGCGCAATAGTGGCGGACTGCTCGTACACAAATCCACCCATCACTTTGACTTGGTCAATTTCTGGATCGGTTCGCAGCCTGAGACCGTTTTCGCATTCGGTGATCTCATGTATTATGGTCGAGAGAACGCGGAGGAACGAGGCATAACGCAGTTTTACACTCGTGCAACCGGCAACCCGCTTGCGCAAGAGGACCCTTTTGCCCTGCATCTGGATTCGGATGCACATCTCAAAGCCATGTATCTGGATGCTGAGCCGGAAGACGGCTACCAGCGAGATCAAAGCGTATTCGGAGATGGCATCAACATCGAGGATACGATGGGCGTTCTTGTCCAGTATCAGAACAAAGCCATTTTGACCTATTCACTTGTTGCATACCAGCCGTGGGAAGGGTATCGCATCGCCATTAACGGTACCAAAGGCCGGATCGAAATGAACATTGTGGAACAATCCTACGTTAATTCGCTGGGTGACAAAAACCTAGAAGGTGCATTGATTGGGAAAACACTGCGAGTCCTTCCGATGTTTGATGCCCCCTATGAGGTTCAAGTCGAGGAAAAAGAAGGTGGACATGGCGGAGGCGATCCTGTACTTCTGAATGATCTGTTTGGAGAGCCTGCGGAAGATCCATACCACCGCGCTGCCAACCAATTGGATGGAGCAAGATCTATCCTGACCGGAATTGCAGCCAATCGCGCCATCGCAACTGGATTGCCTGTTCGCATCAACAATCTGGTCCGTTTCTAG
- a CDS encoding AraC family transcriptional regulator has protein sequence MTQTFRADYNDPTGYLNIEYDRRIGYFSMTDDHLHDHYELYYLLSGERIYFIKDRTYRVQAGDFVFIDRNTVHKTMESGRPDHDRIVLYIKPELFTQLAISPELAEGLKEPFGWDNPILSLPSQVSETAGRMVSEMIDEMVHTRAGSSLLLRHRSVELLLFAYRNQHLGTIHSADSEPVLHPKAQAVVRYLNDNYQQAISLSKVAALFRISPHYLSRLFRQTTGFTFSDYLNLLRVKEAQRLLRETEDSVTEIALRAGFSNFSHFGKMFKRTVQVSPRTYRQEYRETGSMGVLK, from the coding sequence ATGACTCAGACATTTCGGGCAGATTACAATGATCCCACCGGATATTTGAATATTGAATATGATCGTCGCATTGGTTATTTCTCCATGACCGATGACCATCTGCACGACCATTACGAGCTGTACTACCTGCTATCAGGTGAGCGGATATACTTCATAAAGGACCGAACCTACCGGGTCCAAGCCGGAGATTTCGTATTCATCGATCGAAATACCGTTCATAAAACGATGGAGAGTGGTAGACCTGACCATGATCGGATTGTTCTGTATATCAAGCCGGAGCTGTTCACCCAATTGGCCATCTCACCTGAGCTCGCTGAGGGGCTAAAGGAGCCATTCGGCTGGGATAATCCCATTTTGAGCCTTCCTTCACAGGTAAGTGAAACTGCGGGCCGAATGGTCAGTGAAATGATTGATGAGATGGTCCATACCAGAGCTGGAAGCAGTCTGCTGCTGCGTCACCGATCCGTTGAATTACTGCTGTTTGCTTATCGTAATCAACATTTGGGCACTATCCACTCGGCTGATAGTGAGCCGGTTCTGCACCCCAAGGCACAGGCGGTGGTACGTTATCTCAACGATAACTATCAGCAGGCTATATCGTTGTCTAAGGTTGCTGCATTGTTTCGAATCAGCCCTCATTATCTCAGTCGTTTGTTCAGACAAACCACTGGTTTCACGTTCAGCGATTACCTCAACCTGCTTCGGGTGAAGGAGGCGCAGCGCTTGCTGCGTGAAACCGAGGATTCCGTAACGGAGATCGCCCTGCGAGCGGGATTCAGCAATTTTTCACATTTCGGGAAAATGTTCAAGCGGACGGTTCAGGTGTCACCGCGGACATATCGGCAGGAGTATAGAGAAACAGGCTCGATGGGAGTGCTGAAATAG